From Cellulomonas chengniuliangii, the proteins below share one genomic window:
- a CDS encoding aldo/keto reductase family protein, giving the protein MVNYRFLGNSGLKITEITYGNWLTHGSQVENDTAKACVRAALDAGITSFDTADVYANTKAESVLGEALKGERRQSLEIFTKVYWPTGPGGANDSGLSRKHIMESINGSLERLQTDYVDLYQAHRYDHDTPLEETMQAFADIVRQGKALYIGVSEWTADQIRAGHALAQDLGFQLISNQPQYSALWRVIEEEVVPTSKELGLSQIVWSPVAQGVLTGKYKPGAPAPAGSRATDEKGGARMIQRFLGNDELLERVQRLQPIADELGLSMAQLAVAWVLQNENVAAALIGASRPEQVAENVKASGVVIPPELLARIDDALGDSVVRDPAETAKNSPASR; this is encoded by the coding sequence ATGGTCAACTACCGCTTCCTCGGCAACTCGGGCCTCAAGATCACCGAGATCACGTACGGCAACTGGCTCACCCACGGCTCGCAGGTCGAGAACGACACCGCGAAGGCCTGTGTGCGGGCCGCGCTCGACGCCGGCATCACGTCTTTCGACACCGCCGACGTCTACGCGAACACCAAGGCTGAGAGCGTCCTCGGCGAGGCGCTGAAGGGCGAGCGCCGTCAGTCGCTCGAGATCTTCACGAAGGTGTACTGGCCCACCGGGCCTGGCGGCGCCAACGACAGCGGCCTGTCGCGCAAGCACATCATGGAGTCCATCAACGGCTCCCTCGAGCGGCTGCAGACGGACTACGTCGACCTGTACCAGGCGCACCGCTACGACCACGACACCCCGCTCGAAGAGACGATGCAGGCGTTCGCCGACATCGTCCGGCAGGGCAAGGCGCTGTACATCGGAGTCTCCGAATGGACCGCCGACCAGATCCGCGCCGGCCACGCGCTGGCCCAGGACCTCGGCTTCCAGCTGATCTCCAACCAGCCGCAGTACTCCGCGCTGTGGCGGGTCATCGAGGAGGAGGTCGTCCCCACCTCGAAGGAGCTGGGCCTCTCGCAGATCGTCTGGTCCCCCGTGGCCCAGGGCGTGCTGACCGGCAAGTACAAGCCGGGCGCCCCCGCGCCCGCCGGGTCGCGGGCGACCGACGAGAAGGGCGGCGCGCGGATGATCCAGCGCTTCCTCGGCAACGACGAGCTGCTCGAGCGCGTGCAGCGGCTCCAGCCGATCGCCGACGAGCTGGGCCTGTCGATGGCGCAGCTCGCGGTCGCCTGGGTGCTGCAGAACGAGAACGTGGCCGCGGCGCTGATCGGGGCCAGCCGCCCCGAGCAGGTCGCTGAGAACGTCAAGGCCTCGGGCGTGGTGATCCCGCCGGAGCTGCTCGCGCGGATCGACGACGCGCTGGGCGACTCGGTGGTGCGCGACCCCGCCGAGACGGCGAAGAACTCCCCCGCCTCGCGCTGA
- a CDS encoding YczE/YyaS/YitT family protein: MTGAPPEQPRPGERTPAPAPAAPSSGTALAHQRLPLRYARLFLGLVLFAASLAMLVRSGLGNMPWDVLGQGVALRLGWTLGAATLMLSVLVLACWFPLRQRPGMGTVANVLVIGVLVDPFLALLALLPEDLGLPAAVALVVGGIVLNALASGLYIGARLGPGPRDGLMTGLVRRTGRPVNLVRTSIEVLVVAAGWVLGGTVGFATLAYAVAIGPLVHVLLPRLTVPERPAAPEP; encoded by the coding sequence GTGACGGGAGCGCCTCCCGAGCAGCCGCGGCCCGGCGAGAGGACGCCGGCCCCGGCGCCCGCCGCGCCGTCGTCGGGCACGGCGCTCGCCCACCAGCGGCTGCCGCTGCGGTACGCGCGCCTCTTCCTCGGGCTCGTGCTGTTCGCGGCCTCCCTGGCGATGCTGGTCCGCTCCGGGCTCGGCAACATGCCGTGGGACGTGCTCGGCCAGGGGGTCGCGCTGAGGCTCGGCTGGACGCTCGGAGCGGCGACCTTGATGCTGAGCGTGCTGGTGCTCGCGTGCTGGTTCCCGCTGCGGCAGCGCCCCGGCATGGGGACGGTCGCCAACGTGCTGGTCATCGGGGTCCTGGTGGACCCCTTCCTGGCGCTCCTCGCCCTGCTCCCCGAGGATCTGGGCCTGCCCGCCGCGGTGGCGCTCGTGGTGGGCGGGATCGTGCTGAACGCGTTGGCCAGCGGCCTGTACATCGGCGCCCGGCTCGGCCCCGGGCCGCGAGACGGGCTCATGACAGGCCTCGTGCGCCGCACCGGCAGGCCCGTGAACCTGGTCCGCACCAGCATCGAGGTGCTCGTCGTGGCCGCCGGGTGGGTGCTCGGCGGCACAGTCGGCTTCGCGACGCTCGCCTACGCCGTGGCCATCGGGCCGCTCGTGCACGTGCTGCTGCCCCGACTGACCGTGCCCGAGCGTCCCGCCGCCCCGGAGCCCTGA
- a CDS encoding quinone-dependent dihydroorotate dehydrogenase, with translation MYHLLFNLVFRRMDPERAHEVAFRLIRLVAAVPVLGVVVARLSASQSTGAVRALGRVFPAPFGLAAGFDKNALGVAGLRMLGFGFVEIGTVTAHPQPGNEPPRLWRVLDQRALRNRMGFNNQGSAEVARRLQRLRSTPGGRSLVIGVNIGKTKVTPAEDAAHDYAISARRLGAYADYLVVNVSSPNTPGLRDLQSVESLRPILQATRAAADEATAAAGRPRVPLLVKIAPDLSDEDVDAVADLALELDLDGVVAVNTTIAHDLGEGGLSGPPLLSRGLDVVARLRTRLGPEPVIMGVGGITTAADAREYLAVGATLVQGYTGLIYEGPFWAAGINKALARDAARGPHDPAGR, from the coding sequence GTGTACCACCTCCTCTTCAACCTGGTCTTCCGGCGCATGGACCCCGAGCGGGCGCACGAGGTCGCGTTCCGCCTGATCCGGCTCGTCGCAGCGGTCCCCGTGCTCGGCGTCGTGGTGGCCCGGCTCAGCGCCTCCCAATCAACCGGCGCCGTGCGCGCGCTCGGGCGCGTGTTCCCCGCGCCGTTCGGCCTGGCGGCCGGGTTCGACAAGAACGCGCTGGGCGTCGCCGGCCTGCGGATGCTCGGGTTCGGCTTCGTGGAGATCGGCACCGTCACAGCCCACCCGCAGCCCGGCAACGAGCCGCCGCGCCTGTGGCGGGTGCTGGACCAGCGCGCGCTGCGCAACCGCATGGGCTTCAACAACCAGGGCTCGGCCGAGGTCGCCCGACGGCTCCAGCGGCTCCGCAGCACCCCGGGCGGGCGCTCGCTCGTCATCGGCGTGAACATCGGCAAGACGAAGGTCACGCCCGCGGAGGACGCCGCCCACGACTACGCGATCAGCGCCCGGCGGCTCGGCGCGTACGCCGACTACCTGGTGGTCAACGTGTCCTCGCCCAACACCCCGGGCCTGCGCGACCTGCAGTCGGTCGAGTCGCTGCGCCCGATCCTCCAGGCGACCCGCGCCGCCGCCGACGAGGCCACGGCGGCGGCTGGCCGGCCGCGGGTGCCGCTGCTGGTGAAGATCGCCCCGGACCTCTCCGACGAGGACGTCGACGCGGTCGCCGACCTCGCCCTCGAGCTGGACCTCGACGGGGTCGTCGCGGTGAACACGACCATCGCCCACGACCTCGGCGAGGGCGGGCTCTCGGGCCCCCCGCTGCTGTCGCGAGGGCTCGACGTCGTGGCCCGGCTGCGCACCCGCCTTGGCCCGGAGCCCGTGATCATGGGGGTGGGCGGCATCACCACTGCCGCAGACGCCCGCGAGTACCTGGCAGTGGGAGCGACCCTGGTGCAGGGGTACACAGGCCTGATCTACGAGGGCCCGTTCTGGGCCGCGGGCATCAACAAGGCGTTGGCGCGGGACGCCGCGCGCGGGCCCCACGACCCGGCGGGGCGCTGA